From the genome of Alicyclobacillus sp. SO9:
CTTCAATCATTCGACCGTATCGGCGCTCTTGTTCTGGAGTAAGGAAATCTACAGGCACGTTTTCCTCCCTGGAGTCAGGAGTTACACCTCCATTTTGAGGCCTTCCATTGCCATTGCGCGGTCCTCGTCACTCGGTAGGCTATATCGCCGCGTTGTATCCAGTCGCTTGTGGCCTGCAAGTTCAGCCACCATCACAAGGTCGTGACCATTACGTACCAAATTGGTCAGGCAAGTATGCCGAAGCGTGTGAGCAGACAATGTGAGTCCAGCGTCTTGTGCGATTTTTCGAATTACTAAATCGACAGAGCGAATCGAGCAGCGGTTCCCACGTCGAGTGAGGAACAAAGCCGACTCTGCTGTACCCGGAAACTGAATGTGGCGATCATCTAGCCACGCCTGCAAGGATGATCGAACCGAAGCGTTCAGAGGAACTTCCCGATATCGATTTCCTTTTCCCATTCGAACCGTTACTTGCCCTTTACGTTCCGAGATCATAACGTCATCTACATTGAGTTGTACGCACTCACTGATACGTAGGGCGGTATAAAAGAGAAGCGTCCCGATTGCTTGGTCTCGAGTATTCGGTTGACGTTCAACCGCTCGTAAGAAGCGTCTTTGTTCTTCGGGAGAAAGCGCCCGTGGTGCTTGATTCGGCAGTTCCTCTCGCTCTACCTGGGGACTCCCCATCTGAAGATATCGAGCATAGAAGTGGTCAAGAGCAGCGAGAGCAAGATTCACGGAAGCTGGCTTGGCATGGTGTATCGTCTTCAGATGAGACTTAAAATCCCGCACCGCGTAGTCACGAGCGGATGATTCACCAAGCGGATCTCCGTATACAGCCGGATATGCATTCAAGTAACGTACAAATTGTTCAACCCATCGACGGTACGCAATTCGAGTATTTGGTGAAAAAGGTTGCCGATTCAACCAAGGAAGATAACCCTCAAGTACCGAGTTTATATGTGCCATCTAATCAGGTCTCCAGACGGTTCTTATTATTGGAAGTGGATTCAACGCCTTACCCCAGCAATTTCGCCGCATTATTAGAAGTATATCAGGTCTTTTAATTCGAATAAATAATATTATTAGAATAAGCTTAGCGTGTATGTGTGAATCCATGAACTCGGTCATTGGGAACCGAATACTTTTTTCAACCGAAATGTCAGAACGGCGAATATTGGCATGAGGACCAAAGTGAAACTAAAATATGCCGGTGTCACATAGACCATAAACTCATGCAGGTCGGGCGAATTGTGAAAGAATAAAATGCTGGCTGTCCAGATGGCGATTCCATTCGGCCAAACTACATTTCTG
Proteins encoded in this window:
- a CDS encoding tyrosine-type recombinase/integrase, whose translation is MAHINSVLEGYLPWLNRQPFSPNTRIAYRRWVEQFVRYLNAYPAVYGDPLGESSARDYAVRDFKSHLKTIHHAKPASVNLALAALDHFYARYLQMGSPQVEREELPNQAPRALSPEEQRRFLRAVERQPNTRDQAIGTLLFYTALRISECVQLNVDDVMISERKGQVTVRMGKGNRYREVPLNASVRSSLQAWLDDRHIQFPGTAESALFLTRRGNRCSIRSVDLVIRKIAQDAGLTLSAHTLRHTCLTNLVRNGHDLVMVAELAGHKRLDTTRRYSLPSDEDRAMAMEGLKMEV